A single region of the Salmo salar chromosome ssa16, Ssal_v3.1, whole genome shotgun sequence genome encodes:
- the LOC106574457 gene encoding ly6/PLAUR domain-containing protein 1 has product MLLLTYATLLGIFLKTGYALQIQCYQCEEVKNNECSTPEFIVNCTVNVQDMCQKEVLVKKDGIFYRKSCASSGACLISSSGYQQFCTGRINSVCISCCNTPLCNGPRKKNRPVPSAATSSISSLLFLLVSLSLVSLSLA; this is encoded by the exons ATGTTGCTTCTCACTTATGCAACTTTGCTTGGAATTTTCCTCAAAACAG GTTATGCTCTCCAGATCCAGTGTTACCAGTGTGAGGAGGTGAAGAACAATGAATGCTCCACGCCGGAGTTCATTGTCAACTGCACGGTCAACGTGCAGGACATGTGTCAGAAAGAGGTACTGGTGAAGAAGGATG gCATATTTTACCGCAAGTCCTGTGCCTCGTCCGGGGCATGCCTCATATCCTCATCAGGCTATCAGCAGTTCTGCACTGGAAGGATCAACTCTGTGTGCATCTCCTGCTGTAACACACCGCTCTGCAATGGGCCCCGGAAGAAGAACCGCCCGGTCCCATCCGCCGCAACATCTTCAATTTCCtcccttctttttcttctggtgTCCCTCTcgctggtctccctctctctggcataG